The sequence CTGGATGAACTCGCAATACCAGCTGATTCAAGGTGCGATTAAGCCGATATGCTTTATCAGAGATCACAGGACCTTGTATAACATGATAAATACTTTTTAAACCCATTGTGACACCATTTCTTTAAATTGATCACTATCTTTTTTTAGAAACACCCAATAATGAGTATTTACTAATTGGAATGCGTTCGGTTGATCAAAAAACAGTATTCTCACTCGCGGTATATTAATAAAAGAAGCACGAGTTGCAAAATCTGTTATTGATAAAAACAACGTAACATTACTGTTTTCGAAATTAACTGACTTCAATAATGAGTATGCCAACTTTGTTTTAGGCACATCACCCTCTAACGTCCAATCCAAACATACGATTTTTTCTTTGTTAGCAAAATCAGACAATAAAGCTCCAAACACTCGCTTCTTTGTTTGCTTTGTTATGCGAAGAGTTTTAACTCGTTCTTGCGGCCCAAAAATAACACCTCCACCGCGCCACAATGGAGACCGGGCTGATCCTGCACGCGCACGTCCAGTTCCCTTTTGTTTCCATGGCTTACGGTTAGTACGATTTACCTCAGCCCGTCCCTTACACGCAACTGTTCCTTGACGCCAATTTTGTAATAATGAACGAATTGCAAGAGAAAAACCTACTTTAGATCCACTCAAATTAAGTTCGTCAATTTCCAAGTTTTTCAAAGAAACAATGCTCATTATTTGGGACGATTTGCTATTTAGCATTTCTGCTTTATTTTGATTGCTCATAATAATACCTACGCTTTGCGAACAAATACTAAAGATCCCGCTTTACCAGGAACACAACCCTTAACCAACATAATCTGTGCCTCTGGTTCAATGCGTACAACTTTAAGATTTGCCATCACACGCTTATCAACCCCCATGTGACCAGTCATTCTTTTACCTTTAATAACCTTACCCTGCGATCTGAAAAAACTCAGTGAACCGGTTTTTTTCCCCATAGTACTACCGTGACTGGCTGGAGGACCTCCAAATCTATGTCTACGCACAACACCGGCATATCCACATCCTTTGGTAATCCCAAAAACATCAACCAAATCCCCAGAATTTAACTCGCGGTGAGCCTCTATAGCTTCGCCCACTTTAGATTCTGCAGCAATATCTAATCTCACTTCACGCAATACTGTAAAGTAATGCTTTGGCTTCTTTAACCATTCTTTTGAGAAAGCTGTGCCGACAAATTTATCTTTAACTTGTCCTACCTGCACAGCATCATACCCATCATTCGCTTGAGTCTTAACCTGTGTTATAAACCAATTACCAGTACCAATTACCGTAACGGGAACCACAGCGTTCTCAACAAAAACTTGGGTCATTCCAATTTTTCTACCCCAAAGACCTGTAATCATATCGAATGACCTTCTATTTAATTTCAACATCCACACCGGATGAAATATTTAACTTCATAAGCGCTTCCATCGTTTGATCTGAAGGAGAAACGATATCAAGGATGCGTCTATGCGTAGTCAATTCAAACTGTTCTCGTGATCGCTTATTCACATGAGGAGATCGTAAAACCGTAAAACAATGCCGCTTGTTGGGTAGAGGAACAGGACCTACCAAATTCGATCCTGTTCTTTTTACCGCAGAAACTATTAACTTTACTGCTTTGTCCAACAATTGATGGTCATATGATTTTAATGTTAAGCGTATTTTTTGCTTTTTCATCTAACACCTAATTATTCAACAATTTCAGTCACAACACCTGAACCAACCGTTCGGCCACCTTCACGAATCGCAAAACGTAAATCTTGGTTCATAGCAACCGGAGCAATCAAATCAACTATTAATTGAACGTTGTCTCCAGGCATAACCATTTCACGGCCTGCTTCCAAAGTCACCACACCTGTTACATCCGTTGTTCGGAAATAAAACTGTGGTCTATATCCAGTAAAGAATGGGCTATGACGTCCGCCTTCATCCTTGCTCAAGATATACACTTTACATTTGAATTTTTTATGTGGCTTAATTGAACCAGATTTAGCAATTACCATACCTCGTTCAACATCTTCTTTTTTAATACCACGCAATAATAGACCAACGTTATCACCAGCCTGACCTTCGTTTAAGATCTTCTTAAACATTTCAACACCAGTAACGGTAGTTTTCAAATCAGAACCGAATCCAACAAGCTCTACTTCTTCACCAACTTTTACTTGTCCTGTTTCAATACGACCTGTCGCAACAGTACCACGACCAGAAATAGTAAATACACCTTCAACCGGCATCAAGAATGGCTTATCGATATCACGTTTCGGCAAAGGAATATCAGAATCCAACGCTGCAACTAATTTCTCCATAGCGCCGTATCCCAATGGTCCTGTATCACCATTAAGAGCCTTAAGTGCTGATCCACGAATAACTGGAATAGTGTCGCCTGGGAAATCATATTTGCTCAAAAGCTCACGGATTTCTTCTTCAACCATATCAACCATCTCTGGGTCATCAACCATGTCAACTTTGTTCAAGAATACAACAAGCGCTGGTACGTTTACGTTTTTCGCCAAAACAATATGCTCACGAGTTTGAGGCATCGCACCATCCGCAGCCGATACAACCAAAATTGCACCATCCATTTGCGCTGCACCAGTGATCATATTTTTTACATAGTCAGCGTGACCAGGACAATCTACGTGTGCATAGTGACGATTAGCAGACTCATACTCAACGTGAGAAGCCTGAATGGTAATACCACGTGCTTTTTCTTCTGGCGCATTATCAATTTCAGAAAACGCTTTAAACTTCGTTCCGCCACTTTTTTCAGACAAATATTTCGTAATTGCCGCAGTTAACGTAGTTTTTCCATGATCAACGTGACCAATTGTTCCAACGTTTACGTGCGGTTTCGTACGCTCAAATACATCTCTTGCCATCGCAATAACTCCTAAAACAACATAAAATCTTATTTTTTCTTATCAGCTATCATATCCTGAACATTCTTCGGAACTTCACGGTAACATTCAAATTCCATAGAATAGCTCGCTCGTCCTTTTGTCATGGATCGCACATCAGTCGCGTACCCAAACATCTCTCCTAAAGGAACTTCCGCATTAATGATCTGCTTTGTCCCCTTAGTTTCCATCCCAAGAATTCGACCCCGACGAGAGTTAAGGTCACCCATGACATCACCCATGTATTCTTCAGGAGTATCAACCTCTACTTTCATAATAGGTTCCAACAATACCGGAGAAGCTTGAGCCATCCCTGTTTTAAACGCCATAGAACCAGCAACTTTAAACGCTAACTCAGAAGAATCGACATCATGATAGGAACCATCATACAAAGTAACTTTCACATCCACTACTGGATAACCACCAATTATACCACCAGTAAGGGCCTCTTCTATACCCTTTTGAACTGGGTTAATAAACTCCCGAGGAATTGCACCACCGATGACTTTATTCTCAAACAAAAACCCTTTACCACGCTCTAATGGCTCTACTTTAATCCAAACATGACCGTATTGACCACGTCCACCAGATTGCTTAATGTATTTACCTTCAACATCTGCAAGCTTCTGAATGGTTTCCTTATATGCAACTTGCAACTTACCTTGCGTCAAATCAACTTTATGTTCTCTGCGCAAACGATCTACTACAATTTCAAGATGCAATTCGCCCATTCCACGAATAACCGTCTGAGCAGTCTCTTCATCATAGGTGAATTGGAATGACGGATCCTCTTGCATCATTTTTTTCAATGCAATAGTCATTTTTTCATAATCCGCCTTACTTTTCGGCTCAACAGAAGAAGAAATAACTGGAGCTGGAATATCTATTGACTCAAGCAAAATAGGAGCCGACGCATCACACAAAGTGTCTCCAGTGATCGCATCTTTAACTCCAACAATAGCCGCAATATCCCCCGCTTTAACAACTTCAATCTCTTCACGTTTATTTGCGTGCATTTTAAGCAAGCGACTCACACGCTCCTTAGATTCAGTACGCGCATTATACACATAAGAGCCCGCCTTCAACTGCCCTGAATAAACACGGATATAGTTCAATACACCCACAAATGGATCTGTTACAATCTTAAATACCAACGCAGCAAACGGTTCATTCTCATCCGCTTTTCTTAATGCTTTTTCACCGTTAGGCATAATCCCTTCTACCGGTGGGACATCCATTGGAGATGGCAAATAATCAACAACCGCATCCAGAACTAACTGAACGCCTTTATTTTTAAAAGCAGTACCACAAAATGCTGGTGTAACCTTTTGCGCCAAAACACCTTTTCTAAGAGCAGTTTTAATTTCCGGAACAGAAATTTCTTTTTCTTCCAAAAACTTTTCCGCTAAAACATCATCGAACTCACATGCAGCTTCTACAATCTTCACGCGCAGCTCTTTAGCTCGCTGTAAGTACTCTGCAGGAATCTCAAGCCACTTAACCGTTTCGCCCATCTCCCCTTCAAACTGCGCCATCTTCATCGTAAGCAAATCAATAATGTTTGAAAAGTCTTCAGCTTCGCCAACCGGCAACTGCATTGCTACCGCATTCGCACCTAATTTTTCATTTACATCATCAATAACCATGAAATAATCGCCACCAACTCGATCCATCTTATTGGCAAAAATCACTCGAGGCACACCATATCGATCCGCCTGCTTCCACACGGTCTCAGACTGAGGCTGAACCCCATCAACCGCACTAAAAACCGCGATCGCCCCATCTAAGACACGCAGCGACCGACCTACTTCAATTGTAAAATCAACGTGACCCGGTGTATCAATAATATTAATTTGACAATCTTTCCATGTACATTTTGTCGCAGCAGACGTAATGGTAATACCACGCTCACGCTCCTGCTCCATCCAATCCATGATCGCTTCGCCTTGATGCACTTCACCGATACGATGCGATATCCCTGTATAAAACAGAATACGCTCCGTTACCGTTGTTTTTCCAGCATCAATATGCGCTGCAATCCCAATATTTCTATACCGATCTAGCTGATTACTCATTGATTATCTACCTTTACATTACCAAGAATAGTGAGAGAATGCTCTATTAGCTTCTGCCATTCTATGTACATCCGCTTTTTTCTTGACCGCAACACCACGACCCTCTACAGAATCAAGAATCTCAAACGCCAAACGCTCTCCCATAGTTTTATTCGAGCGAGACTTTGCCGCATCGATTAACCATCGAAATGCTAAAGCACGTCCACGCCCAAAAGAAACTTCTCTTGGAATTTGGTACACACTACCACCAACACGACGAGAGCGAACTTCGATGATAGGCACTATTTGCTGAAATGACTTATTAAACAGCTCAAGCGCTTTTTCTTTGCTGCCACTGGATTTTTTAACCAAAATATCCATCGCATCATAAACAATTTTACGAGCAGCATTTTTTTTGCCACAAACCATAACAATATTAACAAGCCGCTGTAACATTTCAGAACCATAAATCGGATCTGGTGTTACCTCTTTTCTAGCTATTTCTTTTTTACGTCTAGACATAATTCAACCTTTTACTTAGGACGCTTTGCACCATAATGAGAACGAGACTGTTTACGCCCTTCAACACCCGCAGAGTCAAGCGCACCACGCACTATATGATATTTTACACCAGGTAAATCTTTTACTCGTCCGCCTCGCACTAACACTACAGAGTGCTCTTGCAAGTTATGGCCTTCTCCTGGAATATACGCAGAAACCTCTATACCCGTAGAAAGCTTAACACGAGCTACTTTACGAAGAGCTGAGTTAGGTTTTTTAGGTGCACAGGTAAACACACGAGTACAAACACCGCGCGCTTGCGGAGCTCCCTTAAGAGCCGGACTCTTCGATTTAACCTTAGCGCTTCTTCTTCCAAAGCGACAAAGCTGGCTTATTGTAGGCATAACAACACGTTCCTATATTTATATTTATAGTAAATAGCTAAAAAACTTATTAAAAATCGCAATTTTCACTTCATAAAAAACCGCGTAACCCACGCGTATATTAAAAGAGAGTTATTAGCATTCTAACCTTTTTGAAAAAATTTTCAAGAGAAATCAGACGCTATGATGCAGGTATACGCCTTATTTGACCGATATATTCTTTTAGCTGAACTCATTATGTATCATGATAGCCTCATGGACTTATACTTCCATTGCTGTTATCATCGGTGTCGTTATATATAATATTATATCATCTAAGGAGCTTTTATGCTGTTTAACAAACATTTTTTACCATTAATTGGTGGAATAATAGCGATCGGCATCGTTCTTATGTTCCCCTATAAAATTCTACCATTACTCTTAGGCATCATAGGCATGGGTGCCGTAGTAGCATTTCACGAGCTTGGCCATTTTCTATTTTGTAAATTATTCAAAATCAGAACACCATCCTTTTCAATTGGCTTTGGTCCACGACTGTTCACTAAACAAATAGGGGACACCGAATTCGCAATATCAGCAATCCCACTCGGCGGATATGTAGAAATTGCTGGATCTGCAGAAGTAGGACAAGGAGAACAAAAAGAAGCCTACAGCACAGATACTCACTCTTTTGCCACGAAACCATGGATACAGAAGTTCTTAGTAATGATGGGCGGCATCTTTTTTAATATCATTTTATCTTATTTCATTTTCTCTCTGCTCTACATAGCTGGCATGCCCAAATCGCTCTTCTTATACCCTAAAAACGCGATTCCTACTGTAGCGAAAGTCATTCCTGCATCTCCTGCAGAAACAGCTGGCATTCAACCAGGAGATACTATTTTAAAAATCAATGAAATATCAACTGCTGACCTTTCTGGCACTGAACTGGACACACAAATCTCTTCGCGCCCTAACGAAACTATATCATTTTTAATAGAACGTGCAGGAGCACAACAAGAAATCCAGGTGGCCCTTACTCAACGTGATTTTTTTGGCACCATTAAAGCGTCATCCGGTATTATTTTCGCTATCGCCGATATGCCTGGATATCCAATACTAGAAGCAATACAGAAAGGTATAGCCCTTACACACGAATATATTGCTAACACAATCAGAGCATTCCACTACTCAATCACTAACACATGCACCACTACTATAAGCGGGCCTGTGCAACTCATCGCAACAACCACTCAAACGGCACAGGAAGGAATAAAAAACTTTTTCCTTCTATTGGGTATAATCAGCCTCAGCTTAGCGGTCTTTAACCTGATTCCTATACCAATTTTAGATGGTGGCCAATTACTCTTTTATACCATTGAAGCAATAATAAGACGTCCAATT is a genomic window of Candidatus Babeliales bacterium containing:
- the rpsG gene encoding 30S ribosomal protein S7, whose translation is MSRRKKEIARKEVTPDPIYGSEMLQRLVNIVMVCGKKNAARKIVYDAMDILVKKSSGSKEKALELFNKSFQQIVPIIEVRSRRVGGSVYQIPREVSFGRGRALAFRWLIDAAKSRSNKTMGERLAFEILDSVEGRGVAVKKKADVHRMAEANRAFSHYSW
- the rplD gene encoding 50S ribosomal protein L4 encodes the protein MSNQNKAEMLNSKSSQIMSIVSLKNLEIDELNLSGSKVGFSLAIRSLLQNWRQGTVACKGRAEVNRTNRKPWKQKGTGRARAGSARSPLWRGGGVIFGPQERVKTLRITKQTKKRVFGALLSDFANKEKIVCLDWTLEGDVPKTKLAYSLLKSVNFENSNVTLFLSITDFATRASFINIPRVRILFFDQPNAFQLVNTHYWVFLKKDSDQFKEMVSQWV
- the tuf gene encoding elongation factor Tu; this encodes MARDVFERTKPHVNVGTIGHVDHGKTTLTAAITKYLSEKSGGTKFKAFSEIDNAPEEKARGITIQASHVEYESANRHYAHVDCPGHADYVKNMITGAAQMDGAILVVSAADGAMPQTREHIVLAKNVNVPALVVFLNKVDMVDDPEMVDMVEEEIRELLSKYDFPGDTIPVIRGSALKALNGDTGPLGYGAMEKLVAALDSDIPLPKRDIDKPFLMPVEGVFTISGRGTVATGRIETGQVKVGEEVELVGFGSDLKTTVTGVEMFKKILNEGQAGDNVGLLLRGIKKEDVERGMVIAKSGSIKPHKKFKCKVYILSKDEGGRHSPFFTGYRPQFYFRTTDVTGVVTLEAGREMVMPGDNVQLIVDLIAPVAMNQDLRFAIREGGRTVGSGVVTEIVE
- the rpsL gene encoding 30S ribosomal protein S12, with translation MPTISQLCRFGRRSAKVKSKSPALKGAPQARGVCTRVFTCAPKKPNSALRKVARVKLSTGIEVSAYIPGEGHNLQEHSVVLVRGGRVKDLPGVKYHIVRGALDSAGVEGRKQSRSHYGAKRPK
- the rplC gene encoding 50S ribosomal protein L3, coding for MITGLWGRKIGMTQVFVENAVVPVTVIGTGNWFITQVKTQANDGYDAVQVGQVKDKFVGTAFSKEWLKKPKHYFTVLREVRLDIAAESKVGEAIEAHRELNSGDLVDVFGITKGCGYAGVVRRHRFGGPPASHGSTMGKKTGSLSFFRSQGKVIKGKRMTGHMGVDKRVMANLKVVRIEPEAQIMLVKGCVPGKAGSLVFVRKA
- the rpsJ gene encoding 30S ribosomal protein S10, giving the protein MKKQKIRLTLKSYDHQLLDKAVKLIVSAVKRTGSNLVGPVPLPNKRHCFTVLRSPHVNKRSREQFELTTHRRILDIVSPSDQTMEALMKLNISSGVDVEIK
- the fusA gene encoding elongation factor G is translated as MSNQLDRYRNIGIAAHIDAGKTTVTERILFYTGISHRIGEVHQGEAIMDWMEQERERGITITSAATKCTWKDCQINIIDTPGHVDFTIEVGRSLRVLDGAIAVFSAVDGVQPQSETVWKQADRYGVPRVIFANKMDRVGGDYFMVIDDVNEKLGANAVAMQLPVGEAEDFSNIIDLLTMKMAQFEGEMGETVKWLEIPAEYLQRAKELRVKIVEAACEFDDVLAEKFLEEKEISVPEIKTALRKGVLAQKVTPAFCGTAFKNKGVQLVLDAVVDYLPSPMDVPPVEGIMPNGEKALRKADENEPFAALVFKIVTDPFVGVLNYIRVYSGQLKAGSYVYNARTESKERVSRLLKMHANKREEIEVVKAGDIAAIVGVKDAITGDTLCDASAPILLESIDIPAPVISSSVEPKSKADYEKMTIALKKMMQEDPSFQFTYDEETAQTVIRGMGELHLEIVVDRLRREHKVDLTQGKLQVAYKETIQKLADVEGKYIKQSGGRGQYGHVWIKVEPLERGKGFLFENKVIGGAIPREFINPVQKGIEEALTGGIIGGYPVVDVKVTLYDGSYHDVDSSELAFKVAGSMAFKTGMAQASPVLLEPIMKVEVDTPEEYMGDVMGDLNSRRGRILGMETKGTKQIINAEVPLGEMFGYATDVRSMTKGRASYSMEFECYREVPKNVQDMIADKKK
- a CDS encoding M50 family metallopeptidase, whose protein sequence is MLFNKHFLPLIGGIIAIGIVLMFPYKILPLLLGIIGMGAVVAFHELGHFLFCKLFKIRTPSFSIGFGPRLFTKQIGDTEFAISAIPLGGYVEIAGSAEVGQGEQKEAYSTDTHSFATKPWIQKFLVMMGGIFFNIILSYFIFSLLYIAGMPKSLFLYPKNAIPTVAKVIPASPAETAGIQPGDTILKINEISTADLSGTELDTQISSRPNETISFLIERAGAQQEIQVALTQRDFFGTIKASSGIIFAIADMPGYPILEAIQKGIALTHEYIANTIRAFHYSITNTCTTTISGPVQLIATTTQTAQEGIKNFFLLLGIISLSLAVFNLIPIPILDGGQLLFYTIEAIIRRPIPEKIREYIHIFCWLTFLVFILYISYREILCIANPYLKTLWAFLGWE